The Acidobacteriota bacterium DNA window TGCCGATCTAGCCTTCTAGTCTACTGCCCTTGGATAGCCGCTTTGTGTCCGTGTCATCGTGTCTTTGTGTTTAGCCTCTCGCCTAGCCGTGCGTTCGCTCGAAGTCTTTCATGAACGCGACCAGTGCCTCGACGCCTTCCTTCGGGAACGCGTTGTAGATCGAAGCGCGAATGCCGCCAATCGAGCGATGACCCTTGAGTCCGTCAAGTCCTGCCTTCGTCGCTTCGCCGACGAATTGTTTTTCGAGATCTTCGCTCGGCAGCCGGAACGTCACGTTCATCAGCGAGCGGCAGTCAGCGTGCGCGTGGCCGCGATAGAAGCTGCTCGCGTCAATCGCATCGTAAACCAGTTTGGCCTTCTCTTCGTTACGACGTTCGGCTGCTTCTAGCCCACCTTGCTCGATTAGCCATTTCATCACCAGCCGCATGACGTAGATCGTGAATACCGGCGGCGTGTTATAAAGCGACTTGTTCTTCACGTGCGTGTTGTAGTCCAGCATCGTGTGCATGCCTTGCGGGCTTCGGGCGAGCATGTCGTCGCGAATGAAAACAAGCGTGACTCCTGCGGGCGCCAGGTTCTTTTGCGCGCCGGCGTAGATCAGCGCGTACTTGTTGACGTCGATCGGACGCCCGAATATGTCCGACGAAGCATCGGCCACCAGAGGCACGGCGCCGACCTCAGGGTCGTACTTCCACTCGACTCCGTGAATCGTCTCGTTGGTGGTGAGGTGAACGTACGCAGCTTCCGGGTCGAGTTTGAGTTCATCTTGTTTGGGAACGCGCGTGAAGTTCTCCGCTTCCGTAGAGGCGGCCACATTCACCTGACCGACTCTTTGCGCTTCCTTGATTGCTTTCTTCGACCACGAGCCGGTGCTGACGTAGTCGGCTTTTCCGCCGGCGGGCAGGAGATTCATCGGCACCATCGAGAACTGGAGCGACGCGCCGCCTTGCAGGAACAGCACGTGGTAGTTGTCGGGGATGCCGGCGAGCTTGCGAATGTCGGCTTCGCAACCCTGGATGATCTCGTCGAATGCTTTCGAGCGATGGCTTATCTCGAGCACCGACATCCCGACGCCAGGGAGCGCGACCAGATCACGCTGCGCTTCTTCGAGCACCTCGAGCGGCAGCACCGCCGGTCCGGCTGAAAAGTTGTAGATTCGTTGTGTCATGATTCCCCCGAAATGGGGGATAGGGGGTGGGGCTTAGGGGTTGGAACTGGCCAGCCCCTAACCCCCAGCCCCCAACCCCTCTGGATAGAAAATATACTGATGGGGCTGAATGCGGCCACTTCTGATATTCCTGTTCTCAGCTACGGGTCGAAAGAATCTGTGCTCTTGTGGTTTCAGTTTGAAATACTCATTTTCAGAAATGATAAATACTTCTCTCAATCCGGCTCGTATGCCCTGCCGTATATGAAAAAGATCGGGAACGTAACTCGTTGACGACCGATTCTAACCATTCGGCCAGCACGTCTTCGATTCGGCGCTGCGTCTGGGATGCACCGTAGCCGCGTGACGCACCACTTGGTCGGACACCTGAATTGTTATCTGTTCGCTCATACGTTCACCCTTAAGCTCAGTGCCTCATCAGCATATATCGAGCCGTGTCCCAAGGTCTACCGCCCGCTGCATATCGGATCATACTTTCCCAAACTCTGGATGGTACTTCACCAATCCATGCCGACCCCCGAGCGCATCCGGTTTCAGCTCTGCCACCATGAACACTTCATCACGAACATCATATTCGGATCGAAGCCCTTTCAAGCTGGCGCGAACAAAGCCAAAGCGCGGATAGTACTCCGGATGCCCGAGCACGACGACGATGTCGTGGCCGAGGCCGCTGCACTCTTTCAGCCCTTCTCTCACCAGTTGTGTTCCGATTCCTTGATTCTGATATTCGGGCAAGACCGACATCGGCGCGAGACCCATCGCCGCAAAAGCATGCTCTTCTGATTCAACGGACACCGGGCTAAAGAAGATGTGCCCGACTACCTGATCATCAAGTGTCGCAACCAACGAGATGTATGGCCGCGCTTTCTCGCGAAGCGCGTCTACCAAATCAGCTTCGTTCGGCTGGGCGAAGGCCAGTTGGTTAACGCGGTAGACTGCCGCGTGATCTTCTGTTGTTTCAGGTCTGATGCTTATCAACCGATGCCCTCTCTGAACCTTCCCGAGCTGTGATCTCATTCTATGTGCAGTCGGCCCAGCCGGGGCAAGCCCACCTTCCCGACCTGTGATCTGATTCAATGTGCAGGCGGCCCGGGCGGGTGCAAGCCCACCTACCTACGCCGCTTGATGCCGGAACAAGCATACGCGCCCATTGCGTCGTTTGAGTAGTGGACACAATAGTCAGGCCATGGAAAAAGGCGGAGCGATACGAATCGCTTCCGCCATTTTTCTAATTGAGAGCTCAAGGCTATTCTACTGATCTTTTTTCTCGGTTCCCGGCCTTCGGAGCTCGCTCTCTATCTTGAACCGCATAGGGGACGGCATCCCTTCTTTGATCGTGTAGTCGGACGGCACTTCGAATAGAGAGTGTGCCGGCTCGCTGCGATTGATGCTTGTCAGACGATAGGTGGTTTCGCCCATCCGCGGGTCGCTGTTCTTGCTCATGATCAAGGTTTGCAGCTCGGGTGAGTACCAGCGCTCGGAGATGATATAGATAGGCGCCTCGTTTCCGACTTCGCCGGCAGCAATGGTAGTCGTGAACCTGGTGCCTTCGGCTTCAACGCCCTCGACGGTTTGTTTTCCAAGCGATTCCTTCTTGGTGTTCTTGGGATCTACCCTGGTCTTCATGACTCCAGGGCCGGGTCCCCCCGGTCCAGGTCCGAACCCACCGGGTCTCCCCATCTCGACTCTGATCTCCGTCGTGGCTTTTTGATGCAGTTCGGAGGTCACGCCTCCGTCTTCGCGAGCGCTGACTCTCGCCGATTCGGTCATAAATTTCTTGCCCATGCCGGGGAGGGCGATCTTGCGAGCGATTTTGTTCTTCGCCTCGAGAACATAGTTGACCTCGGCAACCGGATCGTTGATGAAGATCGTCTGCTGCGGTTCGCCTGCCGCGGCATATGCCCCAAGCGCGCCGATCGTCTGCTCGCGGCGCGTGCGGCCTTCGCCATCGCGGTAGACCGCTGCAGTGGTTCGCCGCACTATGCGATTGCCATCGGCTAGCGTTTGCACTGTCTCGGTGACAGCCTGTGCCGAATAGGGCGCGCCCTTTACCAACTTGCCGTCGATACTCATCTCCGAGGAAACGAATACAAACGTGTTGTCACCCTGGCGGGCAAAGGAGGCCTGTCCCGGCTCGGCGATCACGACGCCGCCCTGGGCGACAACGACCTCGCGCGAGGTGGGCGGCGTTCTCTCCTGAACTGCTTGCGCTCCGACGCCGGCGACGCTTGCCAGCACAGCAACAGCGCAAATGATCGTAACAAGCATGCTTCTTCTTTGAGTCGTCATAATGTCCTCTCTTTCAGCGTTATTTTTTCATAAGTCAAAAACAGGCAGTCTGTTAAGGGTGACCAACCGTGGGCGCCCTTACTGGTCTTCAGTGAACAAAGCGAATCGCGCGCGCCAGTCCGTCGTTGCCGACTACGACATCGGCCTTAATGCGCTCGTTGGCTCGCTCCATGTTCATTGGCAACCCGAACGATATGAGCGCGGATCGCGGCAGCTCGACGCGCATGACTTGCCCGCTATCCAATTGAGCAAGGCTATCGCGGTTCATCAGCGGGATGAAGTCCGTTGCTATCTCGAGGTCGCCACTTGACTCGTTGAGACTATCCTCTGCGCGTTGTGATCGACCGTCGTTCTTGATCGCGCCAGGCGTCCCCCTGACGCGGTTCGGCGCGCGATCAACCGCAAATCTCGGTCCGGCAATCGCCGGCGAAGGTAACGGCTTTGGCGCAGCCAGGCGATCATTCGGTGAAGCAGGAGCCGCGGTGCCGTCGGCCTTTTGTGGGACAGGTTGTTGTAGGTCTCGAGATCGCGACGCGCTCAGCCAGAGCGCCATAACGATGGCGGCCGCCGCCGCCACGCCCGCCGCCAGGTACACCCATCTGCGCACTGTTGATCGGGCGCTTGCGAACGGCACAGTCATAGTCGAGTGTTGCTCACGGAAGGCCGCAAGCAGCGCGGTTTCAACGCCCCTCGGAGCTTCTTCAACCGCTTCGGCTACCCGTCGCAGCCCGGTTGTGAGCGCCCGCTCATCAGCGAGCCGCGTCGCACAACCCGCGCACGACGCCGCGTGCGAGAGCGCCTTCTCGCGCAGAGAAGCATCCATCATTTGATCTCTTGCCAGATCGTTGACCACACTGTTTAGCTCGTGACAGTTCATGCGAAACACCTCGCCGGTTTGACTTCCTCTGAAGCCGAGCTGCGAGCACGCGTAGCACGAAGCCGCTCCAGGAGAAGCGCCCGCGCTCGGTGAAGCCGCGACCGCACCGTGCCTACTGCGCAGCCAATCACACCGGCCGCTTCGACGTAGCTCATCTCGTGCAGCTCGCACAACACAATTGCCTCTCGATAGTGCGCTGGCAAAACAAGAATCGAATCACGCAGCTCCTTGATCGTCTCGTTTCGCGTCAGGTCCCCGAGCGGATCACCTTCGGCGATCAAAGCATCGTGAGTGATCGCACCATCCACCTGGGGGTCCGCCAACTGAACAAACAAACGGTCCCGTTCAAGCCTTCGCAAAACATGATTGCGTGCGATCCCGTACAAGTACGCAGCCAACGAGCCTCTGTTCGGATCAAACCTCGCGGCTTCACGCATCAGAACCATGAACACTTCTTGAGTCACGTCCTCGGCCACCGTTTGAGACCCGCTCATCTGAAGCGCGAACCTGTAGACGCCGCCTTGCCGCCGCCGATAAAGCATCGTGAACGCGTCTTCATCTCCGGCCATCATGAGCCGCAGCAGGTCCGGATCGCTGGGAGTCGTTTGCAGAGTCATCTTTTGTCTGTGAACGGCCAGCCCGCCTGCTGACATTATTGATTCACGCCGGCAGGTTGGAAAGTTCCAAAAGGTGGGAGAGACCGGATGTTTCAACCCGATGCGCACGCGGGCATCACGCAGGCGAAGTGCGACGCAAAGCGAGCCGGTGGCGATCGAGCGCATCGCCACCGGACCCATACATGAACAAACATATCTTCACAGCGCGGGAAACGAGCTCATCTATTCTTTCTCGGCAGGCTTCTCGCCCTCGGCGGGCTTCTTTGCGACAGACTTCGGCGCCGGCGGAGGCTTGGGTGTCCAGTATTCACCTCCCGTCTTTGCCCACTCTTTCGACACGTAGCTCATCTTCGGGCTGAATGAGTAGATGGACGTCTCGGTGCTGATAACCGAATCCGCCAGCAGCTTCTGCCGCTTTCTGGCGTTCTCTTCGCCCATGGCTTCCTGGACCGCTCTGCCAACCGCCGGATTCGGGTCCATCTCGGCTAGCGATTTCCGGGGTGTAAAGATCAGATAGGTTCCGTTCGGCATGCCCGCCCTCACCGCGTAGAATACACTGTGGGACTTGGGGTCCGCTTTCTTCACCGCCTCCGCAAGTATCTTTCTTGCTTCCTGGTATTCCTGATCGTGGCCCGGCCTTACCCGCACAGTATTAACCGCGAAGTACCGCATTTGTGAAACGTCGAAGCCGCCTCCAATGGTCAACTCTTCATTCAGAACACAGAGGATGGTTCGCTGGCCGCTCCGGAACTCGGCATCCATCGCGTCCAACCGATCGAAGTCGGCGCTCACTTGCGAGTTCTTCGCGAAATTCTCGCGGTCCTTTTGAAGCGCCGCAAACGAGTCATAGGCACTTACGAACCACGCGTCGGTACCGCCATACGCCGCGGTCATCGCCAAAGAATAGACTGGCCACTTGGCTTTTTGAAACGCGCGAACGTAGCCGGTTTCGAGCTTCTCGTGGGCAGCGCCTCTCCCGGCCTTGATCTCTTCGCGAAAGATCGAAAGCACTTTAGGCGGCCCCGTCGGCGCTGCCTGCTGCGCCGCCGCCTCAAGCGCGGTTGAAACAAACATGCATAAGGCGAACACAAACAACAGACTCTTTTTCATAAGATTCTCCTCCAAACTTTTTCTTCAAGGTTAAGCTGCCTAGTCCTAAGAGGGTGCTTTACGGCCCTCTTTTGCGACGGTCTTCTTCGCAGATGCGCCCTCACGAAGAGTTCCTATCTCTTTTCATCGGTGTTGGCTGGCGCTTTCTTCCTGGCCGGCGCGGGCCCCGGGCTCGACATCGGTTTCAGCGTCCAGTAACCAGGATCGGCGTCCACCCATTCCTTTAACACGTAGCTCAGTTGTGGACTGAAGGCGTAGATGTTGACGTCGTTGAACACGATCGAGTCGCTCGAAAGGCTGGCGATTTTCTTCGTGCCGCTCTCGCCCAACGCGTCCTGATAAGCCTTTCCATGCGGCTGCGGCGCCACTCCGTCTGCCTCCGCGAGAGATTTCCAGGGGATCGCCACAATGTAAGTCCCCACCTGTGCGCCTCCCGTCACCTGATAGACCGCCATGTTCTCATCCACCTTTGCCTTCTCATGCGCGGCTTTGATGATCTTGCGCGCTTCTTCGAATTCGCTCACGTGACCGGGTCTCACACGAATGGTCTCGACTCTCATAAAACGCGAGCGCACTATGTCAACTGGCCCGTTGTAGCTGAGGTCCGGGCGCAGCCGCGCAAGCATATCTCGCTGGGCTGAGTGATAGTCTTCGCCGGCGTGGCGCGTTCGATCGAAGTCGGCTTTGTAGGTCTCGCCGATTTTGTCGAGGTCTTGCTGGGCTTTGCCAAACGCCGCGAATGAATCGAAGGGCCAGAAGTACATCACTTCGTTTTCGTTTCCAGCTACCGGGACCAGCGCCAGGCGGTGATGCGGCGACTTCGCCTTGGCCCAGATTCGGACGGTAGCGTTTGCTTCCATCGAGTGCGCTTCCATCATTCCGGTCTTGATGTCCTCGCGCACTATCTGAAGCACCGGGGGCGGTCCGGGCGGGCCCGTCTGAGCAGCCGCCTGAAGGCCGAACAAGCAAACCACGCACATCGAAAACAAGAATCTCTTTTTCATCGTCACCCTCCTTCGGGTTGTTTGGAATAAAGTTGAAGGGAAAACACAGAATCGCATCCGAAGCGCAGCGTTTCCAGCTTCCACGGTTATGTGCAGAGTCCTCGATGCCGCCCGGTTAATCCTTGACCCCGACGGATCGAGAAATGATTAGCGTGTCTGCTGTGCGAACACCCAGGAGCCGGGCTTCAGCGGGAATGACTAGTGGGTCTACAGCGGGTAGGATTATATCACCAGGTCTGCTTGTCGCAACTTAGCTTCTTCGTTATTCGAAAGTCCCCTTTCTACAGAACAAGGTCGAACCCGCTGTGCGCGGTTTGCTCTGGAACGGTGAAAGATCTAATCACCAGCAAGTGTCCGGCGCTCGCCATTTCAGCGCAAGTGAACGGGCGACGACGGGCTTCAGACGAATGTTCCCACCGTCAACCAGAGCGTGAGTCAGGCCTCGAATACGTGTGTGCTAAGCGCCTTGTCGTGCAGACCCTGTTTCTGGTCGTCAAAGAGTGGCCAAAGATAAAGAAGGAAGCACAGACTCCCTAACACTTGCTTAACAAGCTCGCGCAGGAATGCCTTGCCGAATCCGAGCGGCTGGCCGTTTAAGTCAAGGCACTTGATCTTCATCCATCGCTTTCCGAGCGTCGCCCCGTCTCGGCCGAGCAGATACACGTTGTACAGCCACACGATCAATGTGCCCACAAATATCAGCGCATAGCCAAGAAAGAACATGCCTAAAAAAGCACCCGCAGCGTCGTCGCTTATCCGGCCGCTTGCATCCGCCGAGGACGCCGCGCCAACCATCGCGATCGCAAACAGAATCCAGCCGGGAACAGTCCCAACGAATACGACCAGCCCGTCGAGCAACGCCGCCACGAACCTTTTACCCATGCTTGCGTAGGCGAACTGAGGCGGCGCACCATAAGCTCCCGGCTGCGCGCCGTATCCAGGTGGCGGCGCACCATAACCTCCCGGTTGTTGATATCCGTAAGACATGATCAATTCCTCCCTTTGCTGGATTGCAGTTCGAGTCGCCGGAGGCCCAAGCCTGAGCGCGTCTCATAAACTTTTCATTATCGGGGTAGGGCCTTGCAGCCGCGCGATTATATATAGCGAAACTGCACGCCGCAAACTGTTTTTGAGCTCGACAAACCCGAGTCTATGAGAATGCGTTGCGTGTATCGTTGCGCCTATCCACCACGACGCTGCCCGACTTGATCACAACCGCCGCGTGATTCACCCCGAAAAAGTAAGGTATCTGCCGGTAGTCGGGGCACTCGAACACAACCAGATCGGCTTGCTTGCCTGCCTCTAAGGATCCGAGCCGGCCTCCGCAGTCAAGAGTGTAAGCGGCGTTGATCGTAGCAGCAGTGATCGCTTCCGCTGGAGTCATTCGCATTTGGGTGCAGGCTATCGAGAGGACCATCTGCATCGACGGCGTCGGCGAGCTGCCCGGATTGAAATCAGTGGCAAGCGCTACGGCGATACCTGCTTCGATCATCGCCCGCGCGCGCGCATAGCGAGTGAGCCCAAGATTGAATACCGCTCCTGGAACCAGCACTGCGATGACTCCGGCTCGCGCAAGCGCGGCAATTCCAGCGTCATCGATCCACTCGAGGTGATCGGCGGTCGCAGCCCCAAGCTCCGCCGCGAGACGGGCGCCTCCGCTTAGACTCAGTTGCTCTGCGTGTAGACGAACGCCCAGTCCGAGCTCTTTCGCGCGGACGAGCACCCGGCGCGATTCATCGACGTTGAATACATGCGATTCGCAAAAGACGTCCGCGTAGCGAGCGAGACCTTCGGCGGCGACTCGTGGAAGCATTTCGTCAATCACCAGCCGTATGTAGTCCTCGCGCGCGCTGCGATACTCGTCCGGGATTTCGTGCGCGCCGAGGAATGTGGGAATCAGTTCAAGCGGCGTCTCGGCGTTCAGCCTTTGAATCACCCGCAGGATCTTCATCTCATCTTCGACGGTGAGGCCGTAGCCGCTCTTGGCTTCGACGGTCGTTGTTCCGTGCTCGAGCAGCCAGTGCATGCGCGGCAAAGCCATCTCGAACAGTTCGTCTTGTGAAGCAGCGCGAGTCTTTCGCACCGTCGAGCGGATGCCTCCGCCTTGCGAGGCGATCTGCTGATAGGTGAACCCCGCCGCGCGCATCTCGAATTCGTCCTCTCGGGTGCCGGCGAAAACCGGGTGTGTGTGGGCATCAACGAAGCCGGGCATAACAACTGAGTTGCGCGCGTCAATACGCAGAGCGTCCGGGCGGGCTTGCGGCTTGACCTGGGAAGCGGCTCCCGTGGCCACTATCACGCCATCACGCGCGAGCAGCGCGCC harbors:
- a CDS encoding RDD family protein gives rise to the protein MSYGYQQPGGYGAPPPGYGAQPGAYGAPPQFAYASMGKRFVAALLDGLVVFVGTVPGWILFAIAMVGAASSADASGRISDDAAGAFLGMFFLGYALIFVGTLIVWLYNVYLLGRDGATLGKRWMKIKCLDLNGQPLGFGKAFLRELVKQVLGSLCFLLYLWPLFDDQKQGLHDKALSTHVFEA
- the hutI gene encoding imidazolonepropionase, whose product is MAELLIENVSQLVTLAGPARPRTGAEMRELAIVRGGALLARDGVIVATGAASQVKPQARPDALRIDARNSVVMPGFVDAHTHPVFAGTREDEFEMRAAGFTYQQIASQGGGIRSTVRKTRAASQDELFEMALPRMHWLLEHGTTTVEAKSGYGLTVEDEMKILRVIQRLNAETPLELIPTFLGAHEIPDEYRSAREDYIRLVIDEMLPRVAAEGLARYADVFCESHVFNVDESRRVLVRAKELGLGVRLHAEQLSLSGGARLAAELGAATADHLEWIDDAGIAALARAGVIAVLVPGAVFNLGLTRYARARAMIEAGIAVALATDFNPGSSPTPSMQMVLSIACTQMRMTPAEAITAATINAAYTLDCGGRLGSLEAGKQADLVVFECPDYRQIPYFFGVNHAAVVIKSGSVVVDRRNDTRNAFS
- a CDS encoding sigma-70 family RNA polymerase sigma factor; the protein is MGPVAMRSIATGSLCVALRLRDARVRIGLKHPVSPTFWNFPTCRRESIMSAGGLAVHRQKMTLQTTPSDPDLLRLMMAGDEDAFTMLYRRRQGGVYRFALQMSGSQTVAEDVTQEVFMVLMREAARFDPNRGSLAAYLYGIARNHVLRRLERDRLFVQLADPQVDGAITHDALIAEGDPLGDLTRNETIKELRDSILVLPAHYREAIVLCELHEMSYVEAAGVIGCAVGTVRSRLHRARALLLERLRATRARSSASEEVKPARCFA
- a CDS encoding N-acetyltransferase, which produces MISIRPETTEDHAAVYRVNQLAFAQPNEADLVDALREKARPYISLVATLDDQVVGHIFFSPVSVESEEHAFAAMGLAPMSVLPEYQNQGIGTQLVREGLKECSGLGHDIVVVLGHPEYYPRFGFVRASLKGLRSEYDVRDEVFMVAELKPDALGGRHGLVKYHPEFGKV
- the serC gene encoding 3-phosphoserine/phosphohydroxythreonine transaminase; the protein is MTQRIYNFSAGPAVLPLEVLEEAQRDLVALPGVGMSVLEISHRSKAFDEIIQGCEADIRKLAGIPDNYHVLFLQGGASLQFSMVPMNLLPAGGKADYVSTGSWSKKAIKEAQRVGQVNVAASTEAENFTRVPKQDELKLDPEAAYVHLTTNETIHGVEWKYDPEVGAVPLVADASSDIFGRPIDVNKYALIYAGAQKNLAPAGVTLVFIRDDMLARSPQGMHTMLDYNTHVKNKSLYNTPPVFTIYVMRLVMKWLIEQGGLEAAERRNEEKAKLVYDAIDASSFYRGHAHADCRSLMNVTFRLPSEDLEKQFVGEATKAGLDGLKGHRSIGGIRASIYNAFPKEGVEALVAFMKDFERTHG